In the genome of Syngnathoides biaculeatus isolate LvHL_M chromosome 14, ASM1980259v1, whole genome shotgun sequence, one region contains:
- the sema5ba gene encoding semaphorin-5B isoform X5: MTCGTNAFQPLCTIREVGNMSKVLERVNGVARCPYDPRHNSTAVLTERGELYAATVIDFSGRDPVIYRSLGGMPPLRTAQYNSKWLNEPHFISAYDMGLFTLFFLRENAVEHDCGKTVYSRVARVCKNDIGGRFLLEDTWTTFMKARLNCSRSGEIPFYYDQLQSTFHLPEQDLIYAIFTTNVNSIAASAVCAFNLSAITRTFNGPFRSQENPRSTWMPTPNPISNFQCGTIKDEGPNEGLTERSLQDAQRLFLMNEVVQPESVDPLVMQDDVRFSHLAVDIVQGMDTLYHVMYIATEYGSILKALATSNKNLQGCYLEEMELLPTGVRQPILNLQILHSDRSLFVGLSDRVLKIPLERCSTYRTETLCLEARDPYCGWDTRQRRCTTLEDSTNMSQWKQNITACPTQNQTRHGSFGSWTAWHTCNNDDGADGGADGVSSCWCRSRSCDSPAPRCGGRMCDGATIQVANCSRNGGWTPWSSWGQCSTSCGTGFELRQRSCNNPAPRHGGRVCVGASRDERLCNEGVSCPQPVLWSPWSLWTKCSSECSGGLHSRVRTCENGNSCPGCALEYKACNLEACPEVKRNTPWTPWIPVNVTQAGARQEQRTRYVCRARLADPHLLQMGRRKLETRFCPNDGSAACDTDDLVEELLRTPLVRGSSAPGWSSWDSWSACSQSCSKGYRTRRRSCAGLEGKSAPVACRGSPVEYQDCNVQACPVKGAWSCWSSWSECSAGCGGGHYQRTRACSSPPPADGGDICLGLHTEEALCNTHACQDACWAPREQMEVQADGGGGWMAWSLWSACDNSGVQMRTRTCGSAGGTPCVGNATQRRDCNEIPVILPASGFDEDRHCGAFTSIHLIATGVSCFLGAGLLSFLVYVYCQRFHKPSQESAVIHPTTPNHLNYKGNATPKNEKYTPMEFKTLNKNNLLPDERSNLFPTSVQQANVYTTTYYPPALGKFDYQANASPSPCRTYTHANNS, from the exons AGCCGCACTTCATCTCGGCGTACGACATGGGCTTGTTCACGTTGTTCTTCCTGCGGGAGAACGCGGTGGAGCACGACTGCGGCAAGACGGTGTACTCGCGGGTGGCGCGCGTGTGCAAGAACGACATCGGCGGGCGCTTCCTGCTGGAGGACACGTGGACCACCTTCATGAAGGCGCGCCTGAACTGCTCGCGCTCGGGCGAGATCCCCTTCTACTACGACCAGCTGCAGAGCACCTTCCACCTGCCCGAACAGGACCTCATCTACGCCATCTTCACCACCAACGT AAACAGCATTGCAGCGTCGGCCGTGTGCGCCTTCAACCTGAGTGCCATTACGCGGACCTTCAACGGGCCATTCCGCTCCCAGGAGAACCCTCGATCCACCTGGATGCCGACCCCAAATCCCATCAGCAACTTCCAG TGCGGGACCATCAAGGATGAGGGACCAAACGAGGGTCTGACAGAGCGCAGCCTGCAGGATGCGCAGCGCCTCTTCCTGATGAACGAAGTGGTTCAACCAGAGTCAGTGGACCCACTGGTCATGCAGGATGACGTGCGCTTCTCCCACCTGGCTGTGGACATCGTGCAGGGCATGGATACGCTCTACCACGTCATGTACATCGCCACCG aataCGGCAGCATTCTAAAAGCGTTGGCCACGTCCAACAAGAACCTGCAAGGCTGCTACCTGGAAGAGATGGAGCTCCTCCCAACTGGCGTGCGACAGCCAATCCTGAACCTGCAGATCCTGCACAGTGACCGTTCGCTCTTTGTGGGCCTCAGCGACCGAGTTCTGAAGATCCCCCTGGAGAGGTGCTCTACGTACCGCACTGAGAC GTTGTGTTTGGAGGCCCGGGACCCTTACTGCGGCTGGGACACGCGTCAGCGGCGCTGCACGACGCTGGAGGACAGCACCAACATGAGCCAGTGGAAGCAGAACATCACGGCGTGTCCG acgCAGAACCAGACCAGGCACGGCAGCTTCGGGAGCTGGACGGCGTGGCACACGTGCAACAACGACGACGGAGCGGACGGAGGCGCCGACGGGGTCAGCTCGTGTTGGTGCCGGTCCCGGTCGTGCGACAGCCCCGCCCCCCGCTGCGGGGGCAGGATGTGCGACGGCGCCACCATCCAGGTGGCCAACTGCtcgag AAACGGAGGCTGGACGCCCTGGTCATCATGGGGACAGTGCAGCACCAGCTGCGGCACGGGATTCGAGTTGCGCCAGCGCTCATGCAACAACCCGGCGCCGCGGCACGGAGGGCGTGTCTGCGTCGGGGCCAGCCGTGACGAGAG GTTGTGCAACGAGGGGGTCTCCTGCCCCCAGCCAGTGCTGTGGTCACCGTGGAGCTTGTGGACAAAGTGTAGCAGCGAGTGCAGCGGGGGTTTGCACTCGCGGGTGCGCACGTGCGAGAACGGCAACAGCTGCCCGGGATGTGCCCTG GAGTACAAGGCGTGCAATCTGGAGGCGTGTCCGGAGGTCAAGCGGAACACGCCGTGGACACCGTGGATCCCGGTCAACGTGACCCAGGCCGGCGCCCGCCAGGAGCAGCGCACCCGCTACGTGTGCCGCGCCCGCCTGGCCGACCCGCACCTGCTGCAGATGGGGCGGCGCAAGCTCGAGACCCGATTCTGCCCCAATGACGGCAGCGCTGCCTGCGACACTGACG ACCTGGTGGAGGAGCTGCTGAGGACCCCGCTAGTTCGAGGCTCGAGCGCCCCCGGCTGGTCTTCGTGGGACTCCTGGTCCGCATGCTCGCAGAGCTGCTCCAAAGGATACCGCACTCGGCGGAGATCTTGTGCCGGACTGGAGGGCAAGAGCGCACCGGTAGCCTGCAGAGGGTCTCCCGTCGAGTACCAGGACTGCAACGTCCAGGCCTGTCCAG TGAAGGGCGCGTGGTCGTGCTGGTCGTCGTGGTCCGAGTGCTCGGCGGGCTGCGGCGGGGGCCACTACCAGCGCACCCGAGCGTGCAGCAGCCCGCCGCCGGCAGACGGGGGGGACATCTGCCTGGGTCTCCACACCGAGGAGGCGCTCTGCAACACGCACGCTTGCCAAG ATGCGTGTTGGGCCCCAAGGGAGCAGATGGAGGTGCAGGCTGACGGTGGAG GCGGCTGGATGGCCTGGTCGCTGTGGTCGGCCTGTGACAACTCCGGGGTCCAGATGAGGACCAGAACGTGCGGCTCTGCCGGGGGCACCCCCTGCGTGGGCAACGCCACTCAGCGGAGGGACTGCAACGAAATACCTG TCATCCTCCCCGCATCGGGCTTTGACGAGGACCGACACTGTGGAG CGTTCACGTCCATCCACCTGATCGCGACCGGGGTGTCCTGCTTCCTGGGCGCGGGCCTCCTGTCCTTCCTGGTCTACGTGTACTGCCAACGCTTCCACAAGCCGTCGCAGGAGTCGGCTGTCATCCACCCGACCACGCCCAACCACCTCAACTACAAGGGCAACGCCACGCCAAAGAACGAGAAGTACACACCCATGGAGTTCAAG ACGCTGAACAAGAACAACCTTCTGCCGGACGAGCGCTCCAACTTGTTCCCGACGTCCGTGCAGCAGGCCAACGTGTACACCACCACGTACTACCCGCCCGCCCTCGGCAAGTTCGACTACCAAGCCAACGCCTCGCCGTCGCCCTGCCGGACCTACACCCACGCCAACAATAGCTGA